In the genome of Chloroflexota bacterium, the window GAACCACGGGGGCTCTGATTCTGCTGACTGCTCTGAGCCTGGCAGCACTGATTCTACTGACGCGGCGAGGCCATTTCACCTCTTAACCCGCCGCGGCCACGCCACAGCTTTCCTGAATGAAGGCAACAATGTCCTGGGTGCTGGTACCCGGGCCAAACACGCCGTCCACCCCCGCCTGCCGCAGTGCTTCGATATCGTCATCGGGGATGATACCCCCCACAAGAACGAGCACATCATCCATGTCATGATCGTGCAGCAGTTCGATGACGCGAGGACAGAGGGCCATGTGGGCACCCGACAGAATGCTCAGGCCCACCACATTCACATCTTCCTGAAGTGCGGCCTCTGCGATCATCTCCGGTGTTTGCCGGATTCCGGTATAGATGACCTCGAATCCGGCATCGCGAAGCGCCCGGGCAACCACTTTGGCGCCCCGGTCGTGGCCGTCCAGGCCAGGCTTGGCCACAAGCACACGGATTTTACTTTCAGCCATCGAAAAATTCCTCCATTATCCCAACCTGGACAAGCCAAGAGGAACGCTGATTACGCAGACCTCTGGCACTCTGGCAGTCCGATACTCCGATACTCTGCCATCCGCCCGCTGTTTGCCCTAAAAGTACACCGGTTCGTGGTATTCGCCAAAAGCGACGCGCAGAACGTCGCAGACCTCGCCCAGAGTAGCATAGGCCTCGACACACTCCAGGATCGGCGGCATCAGGTTGACTTCGTCCCGGGCAGCGTCGGCCAACCGGCCCAGAACCTGCTCCACCTGGTGGTTGTCCCGTTCAGCCCTGACCCG includes:
- a CDS encoding cobalamin B12-binding domain-containing protein, with translation MAESKIRVLVAKPGLDGHDRGAKVVARALRDAGFEVIYTGIRQTPEMIAEAALQEDVNVVGLSILSGAHMALCPRVIELLHDHDMDDVLVLVGGIIPDDDIEALRQAGVDGVFGPGTSTQDIVAFIQESCGVAAAG